TGCCCCTATTCCACCACATTTCCACCATAGTCCCAATTCCAGAACTGTCGGACTCGCCAATACCgaacccacaaaaaaaaaaaaaaactcttaagAGTTTAATATAATGTGTATGTCTATATAAAAGTAGCAGTAAATTTAACAATACACAAACACACCGCGACGGAAAAAAATGTATTTCTATGATAGCCACTAGCAAAATAGTTGTGAATGTATTATGTTGCTCCATCTTCATTgcctctgagaaaaaaaaaaattttaatgttATCAATGGATTCCGAACAGCACGACTAGAGATCACGGTGTCAGCGATGTGCGGGCAGCAAGTGCAGTAGGTTCCCGACTAGATTGCTTCCGCGCAACTTTGCACCGTTGTGCGGAGAtgttttgcggggggggggggggggggggggggggggaggggcactgtggctaattttctttttatttatttttttaagggCCTAATGCAGGAATTGTCACCTTTGCTTGCTTTACTTAATCATGGCTGCACGATTGAGGCTGCCATTGTGAGGATAAAGAAGGCACGGAAGAAGCTGTCGCGCAACGTCCTTGTAACAGAGGTGAGCCACTCACTTGCAATTTTGCAAGTACTGTGGGCATATTATTCAAGAATGCCTAGGAAAAGGAACTCGTGATTGGCACAAGTTTTAGTATTGCGGCCAGACATAGCAAAACAAAGGCTGACAATAAGAGCGCACCGGTAGCGCAAAGTGTGAGCTTTCCGGGCTGTGTGTTCTGATGGGAATGAGAGCTAAACTTTTAGACACTAATTTAGGGTATCTATGTGATTGAAGGACACTCATGGTACATTGAGGATGAATTTGACTTGGCTTAGATTCCGGGCTTATTACTGTGTTATTAGGCAGGAGAACAGTTTTTAATCAGTCTTCTAGCAATTGAATGCTAGCACAAGCCTGAAAACTAAACATCTCGACAGAATTGCCTGTCTGATTCGGTTTGATAACTTGTAGTAAACTGtaacacatctccaaccaaaactttTTTAATTCGAAACCCAACATTTTGGAGCCGcatcggctccttcttcaggggtgactggttGCTATGGCTAGCCTGAGCCACAAAGTATACGAAATGCAAGCATGCAGCAGTGATGGTCCATTAgtggaatttttctttttttaggaatTTTAGGAGTAAAatttggtaaaaaagaaatttttaTGGAGTTTGAGGAAAATTTTAGGATCTTATTCGCACATTTTCCAGATTACCAGAGTTTCGAGCTGCTGCAGGAAAAAAGGGACTGAAATTGACATTTTTGGGTCTCGCTGAGGGAATTTTCGTTTGCAGCATGGAATACAGCATGGAACGTCATTGGCATGCAGCCAAGCTATGGCTCAGCTTCGCCACTAGATGTGGCAACTGCCAACGTGAAAAATGTAACGTGTGAAGATGCCACCAGCTATTTTCATTAGTATGCTGCAGCGATGACAGGTGGGATTTCTTATTGAGTAGAGTAGAAACTGGAAGACTGTGCACCTGAAGCTAGAGATAACATTTCTGTCACTACCAATATGCATTTTTATAGAACAAGGAAgacaaaaacaaaagtaaaatTGGGAAATTAAATGAAAACTGACAGCACTCAGATGTTGTCATCACCAATGTCATGAACTTGAAGCGGAGTGTTgcgaaaatagaaaacattccagCTTGAAACTACCAGTTTCATGGGAATAAAAAgcgtcttttgctgctggacattGAGTTGCGAAAAACCCAGGTGTCAGATCTTAAAACCAAAAACTAGGTGTAAGTATCCTGTGAGCCTTTAATTTGGCGATAATTAGCATCGTGTTATATGACAAGTGCACATCGGCTGTCATGCTTCCACCTGCCAGGTGTTACCAGTACACAAGGTGGATCTGAGAGGCGTCAAGTGTTTGCGACACTATCGTACTGCATCAAAAAACTTGCTTTCCCCTTCCATGCATATTATTGTTGTGTGCAGGAGGACAACATTGGGGCATTTATTGGTGTGTAATTTTGGCACACATTTTGCAAGCCACTTTAAGATGGCGCCACTTGTATGGAAGCAGACTGATTTTCGAGCTTCGATATTTTGGACTCTGCGGAGTCCAAAGGCTTCAAAAATTTGATCTCACGATCTAACGTAGACACGAGCAAACACCGCTGCCATTAATAACCAAATGTTCGCTATCACCGTTGCTGTGGAAGATGCCATCCTGGATCTCATTGTTGCCTCTCGAGTTAGTAGCATGCTCTTCATCCCTATTGAGGTGCTTTTGAAAGGTGCGCAATCCTGGGCGTGCGTGCAATCGTTGATAATGACAGAATGGCCGCATCCGTGCGGCTTAAACACAACTGCTGCCCGTGGCCGGGTGGGGTGATCTGGGATATAGTATGGCAGTGTTTTGTATGCACTCTATGCCTTCGTCCCATGCATTGGGCCGCGAGGGTCGCGTTGTGGCGCACCAGTGTGGAATTAGTTCATGGCATGATCCACGGTCACGTCATGCATTTCAGCATCAATGAAGTGCGGACAGGCGCAGTGTGGACATGAAAGTATGGCTCCAATTCAAATACAAGCTAATCTCGTAATCGTAACATGGGAAGTGGCGAAATTCATGATTTTACAGCTGGTTTTTATCAGCAAACTGATTTTCTTTAACCAAAAGTATTTTCCCCAGAGTCCAAAAAATTGGTCCACAACTGTAGTGAGTCTTTTTATGTGGAGCCGGGCTGCTTTTCCCAAGTGTTTTAATAAAGCACTCCAACTTCCTTTGCACCAGGTCACCAGCCAGCTGCGGTCCAGGTTTTATCCCAGCCCTGTAGTGATCAAGAGGAGGATCGAAGGCCTTATAGAAAGGGAGTACCTAGCCAGGACTGCGGAAGACAGGTAACAAGCCTTGCGTGCGCTATTTTTTCAgttgtgcgtgtgtatgtattTGGAACGGTAGTGTGCAGCTTGCACGTGTAATGTTCCTTATTCACCCCTTTGCTGCGATAAACTGACAGTTTTATTATTTGTTTGCAGGAAGGTGTACACCTATGTGGCGTGAAATCTGAAGTGCTGCACCCTGTTGCAAGATGGCATGAGTGCTTGTGACTGCACGCgtgccgttatttttttttatttttttttatttatgtgcatactgcagaccatggttaggtccaagcaggaagggcaggtgcacaaaaagcaaaagtatagcaacaaaaatacaacaatacagcaaagataatgtagtaaaacaacaatacagcaatgcaagacaaagcagaaaaaatacataatacgcaatatcaaagatggctgaggaacgcgtctgtttttcagggttgatttggtacggttaatgagttccagtcagatatagtgcgtgggaaaaaggaaaacttgaacgagttagtccgggcaaaatatggttttaaaagagctttgtgatagtgtcgtgtattccgtgttggcattggggaaagataagcagaagggtcaagtctgagtttattattaagaagtaatgaaagaaaatctaaacgaaaatttcgtcttcttacctGTAGTTCTTACCGTTAGCACCGTTAGCACGCATCAAGTCTGAGGGGGAgtcagtgggtagatattttgaatatatgaatctaattgctttcctttgaacgttctcgagcttccttatgttagacttagtatacgggtcccaaattatgcaagcatattcaagcttgggtctaattagagtattgtaacctaagagcttaacgttagcgggggcgtttcgaagtttatgccttatataacagagcttacggaatgcgagtgaacagatgttatctatgtgagagttccaggaaaggttattagtaagtgttacacccaagtactttacggacgctacttgttgcaatggtgatgattctaatttatatgcataatgtagagcgtttatcttgttagttatgcgaagagaaacacttttatctgcgttcagtgtcatgtcccagcgcttgcaccactgtacaatattagtaagcgtattttgtaggtcactctgatcgttttcattgctaacatcgcgaaataaaacacagtcatcagcatataatcgaaTATATACGCCAGTATTGGAGTAGAATGGCAGTGTCCCTAACTGCACAACTAGAACTAGAGGACCGGAAGCTGTACCTCTTACTGCCCACTCTCTCCCTTGGCCACCGCAGGGGcaagaaaaattttcttttttgcattttatttcagacaaaaaaaaagtggggggggggggggggggtatagctGTGGATAAGGGGGATAGCTCAACATTAACAGAATATCCTGGACTCCGTGTTCTTGTGGTGCCAGTCCTGGAAGATGTCCCTTAATTTATCCAAATGCAATCTCGTAAGGTTTACATCTATAAAACAACTAATGCTTACCAATTATGCCATGGATGGAACTTGCCTGTCGGTTGCAAGCGAATACAAATATTTGGGGGTTGTATTCTCTGCCAATTTGTCATGGAATGCTCATATACATAACTCTGAAGTCTAGTCGAATGTTAAATTTCCTCAGACGAAACTTTAATCAGGCACCAAATAAGCTAAAGGACACATTATTTCTGTCAAATGTGCGTTCCATTCTTGAGTACGCTTGGAGTACTCGGGATCCGTCAACCCAGTGCGACATTGCAAAACTTGAACGCGTGCAGGCACGAGCTGCTCGCTTTGTGTCAGGTAATTGACTTTTCGAAAAGATCTCGCGATCTTTTCAAAAACCTGGGGTGGCCGCTGCTTGAAACCAGAAGAAAATACGTGCGCTTGTTGCTATTTTATACCTTTTACTCTAGAACAGGCATCGACAGAGATAGATATCTAAAGAAACCAACATATGTATCTGCACGAATGGACCATTCCCGAAAAGTGCGTGAATATGCTTGCCGGATAAACTTATTTAAGAACAGCTTCTTCCCTAAGACAATACATGAGTGGAATGGTTTGCCTGGAGAAATTGTTTCCGAGACCCCTTCGTCTTTTCTCCAGGAtctgaaaaatattcttttttaatgGGTTTTAGCATTGCTTTTAACTTCCCATGCCTGTTTTTCCACTTACCATGATACAGTGTGATTAAGTGATACAAATATCAAGACAACTACGTGTAAACGcatcgttttatttttcactgcttgttTCTTGCCTTTCAATTTGCAGCTGAATTTGTATTATGTATCATCTGTGCACTCATATTGTCTTTTCTTTCCCCCCCTACACTAATGCCCGCAAGGGCACTgtaggtatgtaaataaataaataaataaaagatatcCACAACACTCTTCCTCAAAAACTTAGCTGTGTAGAGATGTTCATGCTGGTTTAAATTTTCATGTTTCTTGTCTGAGTTGTTAGACAAATTATTTGAGAGGGCAGCATAGCAGAGGCTTTGACAGGAATGAAGCTTGCTTGTTCCTCCAGGCATGGATAGGCAGTGAAAGGCTTGCAACGTCTGTTCGTTGCCACCATCAAGATCAGTCTCTGCTTACTCCACCAATGGCCACATTTGTAGAGGCACTACTAACCCAAGATTAAATATGGGACACTAATTTGTACAGGCTGTGCATAATTGGACACAtggtttttgtctgtttgcatgtGTGTCTGTGTGCATGGATAATTGCGCTTTTCTTGTGTTCCATTAGCATGCGAGAATGGACCCCTTTGCATTAGCTCGTGTAAGCTATTTATTTTGTCTTCATTTTACATTTGGGCAGTGTGCGAGCAGTGCTGTTCAAGAAAATTGAGGTACAGGTGTTCTTTTTGCTGTTAGTGATGCGAAAAAGTGTTTTTAGCCATGGTACTAGTTTTTGATCAGCCTGTGGTAGTGCGAGAGTTTTGGATTGCAAGGAGAGGATGCTTTATTGTTGTGAACAGCAACAACTATTCTGGCATCTGTCTGTATGATAAATTCTACATGTCCCTGCCACATCGCCTAGTAAAATGTAAATGCAGCTGGTAGTTGAAAGAGTGAATGGGTTTAGGTGAAAGCCTAGGCACCAAAGAAGCATTGTTGAGCAATTTTGCATTTGTCAGTACCAGGTGTGCATGTGATTATTAAATGGTCAATGCCATTTTATCTGAAAGGTTTGTCACAAGAGTGTACATTTTGTTCCTGTGCTGTACACTACCTAATGTACAGAAATCTAGCTTGCATCATTTTTGGTCTCTCTAATATTGGAAACACATTTTTCGGACTATGCACTGCCGCAAACAGTGTATTGCCCCACGAGCCTTTTTCCGGTTCAAGCCTCCTGGGGCGGAAAGGGAGGGGGTGccttttttattgcttcatttacTGTTGCACATAGCATTATGTAATGTACATAAATTGTCTCAGTAAAGGATTTTCTTTCTTGTGTGGATGTGTGGTGAATAGAGCTGTTTAGGTAATACAGTCGACGACTGAAAATTCAGACCGCTGATTTTCCGGACTTTTTGCAGCatcgcgacatggcccatagagcctgTGTATAATAGTGCTTGAAATTTCGAACGCACCGCGGCTGACTGCTAGACTTTTCAGATCTCATTCGCACTCGCTGCCTGTGCCAGAGCCGCCATGTAATGTGTACGGTGAAGCTCGTTAATTAAAACTGCAAGAGAAACCGGAACTTGATCAAACAAATGAAATTCAAGCTAAAAGAAGCCTCGTAAAAGGTGAGGCTGATATTCTCTGCAAGTCTACGATTGCGCCCATGTGGTTTCCAATTTTTTGTAACATTCTTGGAAGCCATCAGACGCACAAACTTGACAACTAGCCGCAGTTCGCGGAACTCATCCATCTTGAGTCTTTCGTTCAGACCACGGGAAGAGGTAGCAGCAATGAGCGTGGGAGGCATACGGTTCCACGAAGACTGCGAGCGTGGAAGAAAAtgatggtgcatttcaaagcgaagGCGTACCCACGCAAAACAGATTAAAACGTTAACTTTTCTGTTGTAAAACCACCAAGTGCCATTTTGATGACTGACAAAACTCTTATTATACCCAAGCCACCACGGAGTGCATATGGCCTGTTGCGATGCAGATTTTGGCTCCAGTCACGAGACTTTAGTACGAAGTCCAACCCTGACGGAGTGCTTGCATCAGCCGTTTGTCTGTTATTGTTTCCTATCTTTGCCTTCTTGTCGTTCTGGACCTTTGTACTGTGGGGACAGTGCAGTTCCCATAGTGGCGGGTTCGCTTTCGCGTCTAGATTTCGTCCCAGCCTATGCGTTTGTCAGCAATGTGCCGAAGACAGTACAGCCATCATGCGCCGTGCTCATGAAACCGGTTGCTGCTAGTCTTCTCTGTACGAGACTGGCGGAGAGCTTTAGTCTTGAGAAGCTGTAGAAGTGCATATAAGGACTGACCGCATTCTCCGGCATATTGGGAATAAGTTGGCgatttttttcggtgaaatttgattttttggACACATTCATGTTCCTTAGAGAGTTAAAAAAATTGGTCGTTGACTGTATAGGTATGCACACAGAGCACAGCAAACAAAACTAAAATGATATGTTTAATATATAAGCACATATATTACTATGTATTTAAGAACATAACAAACTGAAATAAGCATCGGAGAGAAAAATGTGCCTTCTACGGTAAGTAATTGTATCAAAAGCCAGACCACCACACTGAGTTAGAACTGAATTGTGGAGTGCTCATGCTTATGCCTACTCTCGGCCATGTTGAAATCGGCATGCAATGCACACTTCAGCAAATACAGTATtgacacgattgtaagtcaacctatttttcaaaatttaaaaatccgaagtggggggtcgacttacaattgaaaCGAAAACATGGTAATATAAGTAAACGTGAGACAAACGAGACATCGgacatgctacagcgtggttgcatttttgctgcgcggctccgtcttGTCACTCTTGGTGCTGACCTTGagaagctgctatgtcaacgcgcagaactggcatcctcTACTCCCCGcaggcggcggccgatggcggctatcaataagcagcaaactggcaccactccccacatgtggctccagcctgcggctgctgataagtggcagcggcccgataacgcaatcgcattCTACAGGAAGCTCAAGCATCCAAcatattttctttttactttcaaatgcgcgcttggcactcaagggagcgttgatagttgatggaagagccgctgttCCAATAGAGGCGGCTCCCCCCCTCGGAGCGGCAGTGGCGCTGGGAAGTGTcgatagccgacggaagagccgacgccattcacaggtagtttctctttggctctgatgcatttgactactgccagctacgtttcacaagttttaatgtagtgcttcgtcagtcatttGTGCTCTGTGTCCGGTATGCCACCGGCactcgttcatggctacattcaagatggctgtcattctttacgccgaagaagcGAACTGTGCGCCGGGCCACAAGTTCGGCGTTCGCAACGTGTGCTACAGGTGTGGCAGCGGCAGTGAGGAAaatttttcagctgttccacgcgatgtcgtgatgtggctgtttgcgaagtgtgggatGTTGCTGGACGAcaacgttagaacgacgtgctgtgggaccgcagcagcgatcacgacggcagcgcaagtgaggacgatggtgcaagtgtgaacgagtagtccagtgactaacacactttcgttttggaatgtgcccacgggcatggCCGTGCgcagcagccgatagcggctggcgataaatgATGGCCAcaggataatgctatcgcattcaaaTATTCAAGGCCAAACTTGAACAAccttaaagctttttttttttcggaaatgtcatttgcggggggggggggggtccacttACATtcaagtcgacttacaatcgtgtaaatacggtacgaTATAGTAGTGCACTTACAACACACCTTTTTTAATGGTGATACATCCACATGCTGTACTGATTGTCAATAGTTGCCTTTGTCTGGCTGCCGCGAAAGCATCTTCACAACCGGTGAAAGCCTAGCTTTCACTTGGACAATGGGCATAGTCTTGGGCCAGTACTTAAGCTACTCCAGTTTTTGGTTTGTGATCCGTGCTGTGACCTGCACCATGTTTGCTGTGGCCTTTGCTGTGGCTTGCTGAAGATCGTCTCGACGCCAGGGCAAGGTCTAGGTATCGCTTCCCTTCGATATAAAGCATACTCTCTGCAAAGAAACCAACCGCACCAAATGCTTTTCATCATGGTTTCTCTTTTTAAAGTGACATGCATGCTGCAGCTGACCCTATAATGCTCTTCACATCATGTGCAATCCTGTACAAATCAAATGTTACTTTTATTCCCCAAAATGTTGCTAGTACTGTTTGTGCTTGCAAAAGAATTAATTCTCACAGTTTTACACAAACTGCAAAAGAAGTGGCAGGTAGCACATATGCACAAGGCATGCTGCAAGGTGATTCGGTGCATAGGGTTAGCCCTCTTGGGGTTAGAACCTACAATTTTGAGCGTGCTCTGTTGTTGTACTCTTTGGTGCACTACTTTGCTTTTGTAAATACAGCAGAACCCCGCTACAGTAAAATCTGATATAGTAAAGTAAAACTGCTGTCCCATTTCGCCCACCATTGACGACTACATATTTTAGTGCGCTAGTCCCACCGAttggcagcgcctgccatagaagggcagtggtgtATCACCACTTCTCTGGGCAGTTTTGCCGCACTTGACCGTGTTGCGCATTTTAAGATCTTGACTATTGCCTCTTAATGATGCTGACGCTGCGGAAGCCGACACAGTGCTCACGCAAACCTTTAGTTTTTACATGGAATAAAACTGGCATTATATCTGCAGCAGCATTGTATTtgtgcaaatgcagtacttccacAAGATGCAAATAAAATCAACAACGTGGTAACAGCAGCATTGTATTtgtgcaaatgcagtacttccacAAGATGCAAATAAAATCAACAACGTGGTAACAAAAAATGCGATAACTGCAAAGAAGAATTACCACACAAAGGGTGAATAAGAGCAGGATGGAGGATATTCctgagtgtttcttttataagcCAACACTTTGTATTTAGTAAGTAGCCAGAGAGCATCCTCTGAGCCATGCCATCAACCACCGAAAGGCTTTTTTGTCTGCCCATCTGCAGGTACAAAGAAAATAGTGCCTTTGAATCTTTTGCAAGGTTTACACCCTacctttgagttttttttttttttgtgcacttctGCTTCTGTCTTTCCCTCCCAGGCTCCCCTCTGTGCAGAGTAGCATGCTGGCAATTTCTTCTACACGCTAGTTAAAATCGCCATTTCTCTCAGCAACATTGTGCTGACAAGCTCTACCGTGCAAGACAATTTACAAAAAGTAGCTGTGATGTATTAGAAAGATCACTAAAGCAACTTTTGTCCAAGCGTATTCTGACTACATTATGGTAAACTTTTCTGAGGAATGACATGGAGGAAGAAATTACACAGTGCAACTTAGCTGCACCATTAACGTCAGTTTTGAACAAAAATTTAGTCTTTGTAGAACGCAATAAGACATGAAAGTCTCACTTGAGTGAACAAGTGAATAGTTCATGAATAAAACCTCTTTGCTGCATCCTGATCACCTTATTACACTCAAAATGAGTCGTGCCAAGGCTTTTTTTCTTTACACCTACAAGGTAGCTCGCATCTTTCATTTTACTGATGGTTGCAGTAAGACGCAAAAGCAAGCATGTGCTTCGAGCATAGAAAATGATCGTCACCGATGTTTGACCTGGGGATTGTTAGCACTGCTGCTGAATAGTTTTACTTTTAAATTAAAAAATGCACTGAACTGCAAGGCAAAATAATATCATATTATACCATAAGACAAGGCTCATGACTTCATGCAGAAATGTACCATTATAAGGTGCAGGTGTAACCAAAAATGGCGTGCATTTGGTTGCTAAACGAGTGTTTCCTCATTCAGCATGGGCAGTGGGTTATGCGCAAACCACTACAACTCACCAGGATAAGACCTCGGGACCACTCGGGGTGCTGGACTGTCTCCATCAAGGAGaaaggtgaagtggaaaacattGGTGATTTCCTTTGTGCCTTGGTCAGGTTTGATCACTGTTGCATTCACATTCAGCTGCATGAAGTTATCCCTGGAGTACACCACCTATGTGGTAATATGAATAACGTGGCCTAATTAATGCACAGCAACAAGCTAAGTATGCAATAGGCTGCCAAGATGAAGGCACACTACTACTTGTTTTCACAGCTAACTTCTGGAAACCTAGAATACTCTGCTTAACATGTTTAGTGCTCTCAGAGCTATATTTAACTACTACATATGAATGAATGATTATACCATAAATAAATGTGACAAACAAGAGAATTTTCTTTTAATGCATGAGCACAAAGGGAAATGGCTACAAGAGTGGGCATAACACTGACCATCCATTTAATACCTTTGTGTGGGCTACTCAGTCAATCATTATGGAAAATGGCAGCGCATAGGAAACGAGGACAACATCGAAGAAACATATACGACAGGACAAGTGCTGAATTACAGTGTTTTTTCTGTAGTCTTATGTTTCTTCAATGTCGTCCTTTTTTGTGCTGCTATTTTCCATTATGAGCATGCATCCAGAAAGAAAACAATGCCTGGACGATTATAATTTTCATAAGTGTATCCAGAGCAACTGCTGTATGCTTAATGATTATGCTTTCACAAATCGCAAAATCTGCGATTTTGCAATTTTGCAATTGCTCCTCCTAGTTTTCTCTTCGAGGCATGCTCGCGATGAAGTCATGGCGCGGAGGTCACGAGGAGCACTCGTGCGAGGCAACATAAAAGCACAGGTCAACATGTTACCAGCTGTGCTACTACAGCAATGCCAATGAATACAGCAGAAACAAACCGCCAACAGATGCACTGTAAAATAGTTTACAGATGCACAAGCGAAACGTGAGTGCA
The Amblyomma americanum isolate KBUSLIRL-KWMA chromosome 3, ASM5285725v1, whole genome shotgun sequence genome window above contains:
- the LOC144122832 gene encoding cullin-3-B-like gives rise to the protein MKGKQRASCCLSILSPIIAFLLLPFLSFCCAVAAKGESEPERNETRSKVDEDRKHEIEAAIVRIKKARKKLSRNVLVTEVTSQLRSRFYPSPVVIKRRIEGLIEREYLARTAEDRKVYTYVA